The Arachis ipaensis cultivar K30076 chromosome B07, Araip1.1, whole genome shotgun sequence genome includes a window with the following:
- the LOC107610000 gene encoding 14-3-3-like protein produces MASAPNPREEFVYMAKLAEQAERYEEMVEYMEKVSAAATDGEELSVEERNLLSVAYKNVIGARRASWRIISSIEQKEESKGNTEHVATIKEYRSKIESELANICDGILKLLDSRLVPSATTSDSKVFYFKMKGDYHRYLAEFKSGADRKEAAESTLAAYQSAQDIANEELPPTHPIRLGLALNFSVFYYEILNSPDKACSLAKQAFDKAIAELDTLGEESYKDSTLIMQLLRDNLTLWTSDTQDEGADEIKEAAPKSEEQQ; encoded by the exons ATGGCAAGCGCTCCCAATCCACGAGAGGAGTTCGTATACATGGCAAAGCTAGCAGAGCAAGCTGAGCGCTACGAGGAGATGGTGGAGTACATGGAGAAGGTGTCAGCTGCCGCCACCGACGGCGAGGAGTTGTCGGTGGAGGAGCGGAACCTTCTCTCCGTGGCATACAAGAATGTGATCGGCGCTCGACGCGCGTCGTGGCGCATAATCTCCTCCATTGAGCAGAAGGAGGAGAGCAAAGGGAACACAGAACATGTGGCTACCATTAAGGAATACCGCTCCAAGATAGAGTCTGAGCTGGCCAACATCTGTGATGGCATTCTCAAGCTTTTGGACTCTCGCCTTGTGCCTTCAGCAACCACCAGCGATTCCAAGGTCTTCTACTTTAAGATGAAAGGTGACTACCATCGATACCTTGCGGAGTTCAAGTCTGGTGCAGACCGCAAGGAGGCTGCGGAGAGCACCCTTGCCGCCTACCAATCCGCTCAG GATATTGCGAATGAGGAGTTGCCTCCAACCCATCCAATCAGGCTGGGTCTTGCTTTGAACTTCTCTGTCTTTTACTATGAGATTCTTAATTCTCCTGACAAAGCTTGTAGCCTTGCTAAACAG GCTTTTGACAAGGCAATTGCTGAGCTGGATACATTGGGAGAGGAATCATACAAAGATAGCACTTTGATCATGCAACTTCTTCGCGATAACCTTACCCTTTGGACTTCTGACACGCAG GATGAAGGTGcagatgaaattaaagaagcagcaccaaaaagtgaagaacaacaataG